A portion of the Candidatus Woesearchaeota archaeon genome contains these proteins:
- a CDS encoding NUDIX hydrolase: MAYKIRTVGCFLQYKDEFVLLHRPEHKSQGGKWGLVAGKVDSGETDKETILREIKEETGYFAKQEDLELLGDWTWNFDEKTVEFPVFRIKLPKKIEIRINSNEHDSFGWFTAEKAYALPNPIHGLKDTLELVGYINKFDRKNNS; this comes from the coding sequence ATGGCATACAAAATACGAACAGTTGGATGTTTTCTACAATACAAAGATGAGTTTGTTTTACTACATAGACCTGAACATAAATCTCAAGGAGGTAAGTGGGGACTTGTTGCAGGAAAAGTAGATTCTGGAGAAACGGATAAAGAAACTATTCTTCGTGAGATAAAAGAAGAAACTGGTTACTTCGCAAAACAAGAAGATCTTGAATTGTTGGGTGATTGGACTTGGAATTTTGATGAAAAAACAGTTGAGTTTCCTGTGTTTAGAATAAAATTACCTAAAAAAATTGAAATTCGAATAAACTCTAACGAACATGATAGTTTTGGTTGGTTTACTGCAGAAAAGGCATATGCTTTACCAAATCCAATTCATGGCTTAAAAGATACTTTAGAATTGGTTGGGTATATTAATAAATTTGATAGAAAAAATAATTCTTAA